The proteins below come from a single Beutenbergia cavernae DSM 12333 genomic window:
- a CDS encoding AfsR/SARP family transcriptional regulator encodes MRYEVLGELGVIDDDDGGGGLVPVPAGRQRLLLARLVAAVPRPVPVDALVEDLWPGGDGSRSALQVIVHRLRRRIGEDRLVLDVSGYRLVADPGDVDAVVFVEAVQAAWSDVDLDPARAIATLEGALALWRGSAYDGIGLESETLATEAVRLEGHRLDAEEARFSASLALGRSAELVGELREVVAAHPLRERFHAQLMLALYRSGRTADALDAYRTARGVLVEELGLEPGTELRDLEQAILVEDPVLSAPPAPFARPDAPVRPAQLPPSDPAFVGRDDDVAVLTRALTNGGRVVAIDGPGGVGKSALALHAAHAVAEEFPGGVLYANLRGATPGVTARDPAVVLERFLHALGVTTAGTGDVDDAAAELRTRTTGAGVLVVLDDAASPAQVQPLLPGDGSAAVVTSRPVLTGFTASARVHLDVVDEEVGVRMLAQILEDDRVGAEPEAAAKIVAACGRLPLAIRIVGAQLLGAPRRRLAATAERLGDSRARLDELAADDLAVRSSLELGLSAVSGEAATLFAYLGVVPLPSVTAAAVARLADLPLGVARRRLDDLARARMLVELGDETFAMHDLVRLVAGERATAALDDEQRRAAVLRLYRHYLASARAVALAMDPDVWEVRLALGEETDPQADLPVTVADGIAAAHWVTGEIATVAAVAQATLAATHDRSDVAALLAPLFAAIRSQGMGASAAELYVPFVEAPDARTRADVLMLLDSAVMREAPGAMARAAERPLAAARALGDDEMVAHCLNVLAIGLTRDGRHTDALERYREAVDIATGAGLEHARRTVMPNLAKSLGHLGRHEEAVTLLESQLEGLEGRLRAHHLGRLAGSHLAVGRPEAALPLYSDAIEQLTRSGHTLLVAIYTWHHASAVKRLGRLDEAQELRRRSLDLVVGVGRITAEEADRILADDPPDEPEELDVFRQI; translated from the coding sequence GTGCGGTACGAGGTGCTCGGCGAGCTGGGCGTCATCGACGACGACGACGGGGGCGGCGGGCTGGTGCCGGTCCCGGCGGGTCGGCAGCGGCTGCTCCTGGCGCGTCTGGTGGCGGCGGTGCCGCGGCCGGTCCCGGTGGACGCGCTGGTGGAGGATCTGTGGCCGGGGGGTGACGGGTCGCGTTCGGCGCTCCAGGTGATCGTCCACCGGTTGCGGCGTCGGATCGGGGAGGACCGCCTCGTCCTCGACGTGAGCGGGTACCGGTTGGTCGCGGACCCCGGGGACGTGGACGCCGTCGTGTTCGTGGAGGCGGTGCAGGCCGCGTGGTCCGACGTCGACCTCGATCCGGCGCGGGCGATCGCCACGCTGGAGGGGGCACTTGCGCTGTGGCGCGGGTCGGCCTACGACGGGATCGGCCTGGAGAGCGAGACGCTCGCGACGGAGGCGGTCCGGCTCGAGGGTCATCGGCTGGACGCCGAGGAGGCGCGGTTCTCGGCGTCGCTGGCGCTCGGCCGGTCTGCGGAGCTCGTGGGGGAGCTGCGTGAGGTGGTGGCGGCGCACCCGTTGCGGGAGAGGTTCCACGCGCAGCTGATGCTGGCGCTGTACCGGTCGGGGCGCACCGCCGACGCGCTGGACGCCTACCGGACGGCGCGCGGCGTGCTGGTGGAGGAGCTGGGGTTGGAGCCGGGGACGGAGCTGCGGGACCTGGAGCAGGCGATCCTGGTCGAGGACCCGGTGCTCTCGGCCCCGCCGGCGCCGTTCGCGCGTCCGGATGCGCCGGTCCGCCCGGCGCAGCTGCCGCCGTCGGACCCGGCGTTCGTCGGTCGCGACGACGACGTCGCGGTCCTCACCCGGGCGCTGACGAACGGCGGGCGCGTGGTCGCGATCGACGGACCCGGCGGAGTCGGGAAGTCCGCGCTCGCGCTGCACGCCGCACACGCCGTCGCCGAGGAGTTTCCGGGCGGGGTCCTCTACGCGAACCTGCGCGGCGCCACACCCGGCGTGACCGCGCGCGACCCGGCGGTGGTGCTGGAGCGGTTCCTGCACGCGTTGGGCGTCACGACGGCGGGCACCGGGGACGTCGACGACGCCGCCGCCGAGCTCCGTACCAGGACCACCGGCGCGGGGGTGCTCGTCGTGCTCGACGACGCCGCCTCGCCCGCGCAGGTGCAGCCGCTCCTGCCCGGCGACGGGTCCGCGGCGGTGGTGACGTCGCGTCCCGTGCTCACGGGCTTCACCGCTTCCGCCCGCGTGCACCTGGACGTCGTCGACGAGGAGGTGGGCGTCCGCATGCTGGCGCAGATCCTCGAGGACGACCGGGTCGGGGCCGAGCCCGAGGCCGCGGCCAAGATCGTCGCGGCCTGCGGGCGGTTGCCACTGGCGATCCGGATCGTCGGCGCCCAGCTGCTCGGTGCGCCGCGTCGGCGCCTCGCCGCGACGGCCGAGCGGCTCGGTGACTCGCGGGCGCGGCTGGACGAGCTGGCGGCCGACGACCTCGCGGTGCGCTCGTCCCTCGAGCTCGGTCTGTCGGCGGTCTCCGGGGAGGCGGCCACGCTGTTCGCGTATCTCGGCGTCGTCCCGTTGCCGAGCGTGACGGCCGCCGCGGTCGCGCGCCTCGCGGACCTGCCGCTCGGCGTGGCCCGCCGCCGGTTGGACGACCTCGCGCGGGCGCGCATGCTCGTGGAGCTCGGGGACGAGACGTTCGCCATGCACGACCTGGTGCGCCTCGTCGCCGGCGAACGGGCGACGGCGGCCCTCGACGACGAGCAGCGCCGCGCGGCCGTCCTCCGCCTGTACCGGCACTACCTCGCGTCTGCGCGAGCCGTGGCACTGGCGATGGACCCCGACGTCTGGGAGGTGCGGCTCGCCCTCGGTGAGGAGACCGATCCCCAGGCCGACCTGCCGGTGACCGTCGCCGACGGCATCGCCGCCGCCCACTGGGTAACCGGCGAGATCGCGACAGTCGCCGCCGTCGCGCAGGCGACGCTCGCCGCCACCCACGACCGGAGCGACGTCGCGGCGCTCCTGGCTCCGCTCTTCGCGGCGATCCGCAGTCAGGGGATGGGAGCCTCGGCGGCGGAGCTCTACGTCCCCTTCGTCGAGGCGCCCGACGCGCGGACGAGGGCCGACGTGCTCATGCTGCTGGACTCCGCCGTCATGCGTGAGGCACCGGGTGCCATGGCTCGGGCCGCCGAGCGGCCGCTGGCCGCGGCGCGGGCGCTGGGCGACGACGAGATGGTCGCGCACTGCCTCAACGTCCTGGCGATCGGGCTCACCCGGGACGGCAGGCACACCGACGCCCTCGAGCGGTACCGCGAGGCCGTCGACATCGCCACGGGAGCGGGCCTCGAGCACGCCCGGCGCACGGTCATGCCGAACCTCGCGAAGTCGCTCGGGCACCTCGGCCGGCACGAGGAGGCGGTCACGCTCCTCGAGAGTCAGCTGGAGGGTCTCGAGGGACGGCTGCGTGCCCATCATCTCGGGCGCCTCGCGGGGAGCCATCTGGCCGTGGGGCGGCCCGAGGCGGCGCTCCCGCTCTACTCCGACGCGATCGAGCAGCTCACTCGCTCCGGGCACACCCTGCTCGTCGCCATCTACACCTGGCACCACGCGTCAGCCGTGAAGCGGCTCGGGCGCCTCGACGAGGCTCAGGAGCTTCGACGGCGCTCCCTCGACCTCGTCGTCGGCGTCGGACGGATCACCGCCGAGGAGGCCGACCGGATCCTCGCGGACGACCCGCCGGACGAACCCGAGGAGCTCGATGTCTTCCGCCAGATCTGA